From Pseudomonas hormoni:
TACGAAGCCGGCACCTTGCACCCGGCCAGCGTCTTGACCGGCGAGTTCGACGAACCGGAAGAGTTGGCCGACGTCGGCGGGATCATGCGCGAAATCGAGGCCGCCCGCCTGGATGAAGAGCGCAAGCAAGCGGTCCGCGCGGCAGATGACGCGCCACCGAACAAGTCCGAAGAACCGCCTCCGCCCTGGATGCAGTGATCGGTTGACGAAAAACCCGGCTTCGGCCGGGTTTTTTGTAGATGAGGATCAAGTTGATATCGAGTCGTCTGCATCGCGGGCAAGCCGCGCTCCCACAGGGTTTTGTGTCGGTCCTGAAATCCGGAGCTGGCACAAACCCTGTGGGAGCGTGGCTTGCCCGCGATAGCGTCAGGCCAGAAAATCCACAACGGCCATACACCCCACACTCAAGGATTGAATGTGAACACCTCCACCCGCAACGCCAAGCTGATCATCGCCGCCCGTCTGATCTCGGACTTCGGCGCGTTCCTCAACATGGTCGCCCTGGCCACCTACGTCTACCTGCTCAGCAACAGCGCCATGAGCGTCGGCATCTTTCTCGCCAGCCGCGTGGGCGGAGGGATTTTTGCCAGCCTCATCGGCACCCGGTTCTATCGTCGCTGGGCCGGGCGTCTGCCGCTGATTGCTTTCGACTTGCTGCGCGCTGGATTGCTGGGCCTGCTGCTGGTTTTGCCGGTGACCCAACAAGCGCTGCTGTTGCCGGTCATTGCCTTCGGCCTTGGCTTCGGCAACTCCATGTTCGCCATCGGCCTCAACAGTCAGTTGCCGCATTTGATTGAAGGCGATCAACTGCTCAAGACCAACGCCTGGATCACCTCGGCGTCGTCAGCAGCCATGGTCGGCGGAAGTCTGGTGGCCGGGTTGTTGGTGGCAGCGTTTGGCTTTGAAGTGGTCTTCGCGCTGAACGTGGCCACTTACCTGCTGGCCGCGTTGTTCATCCTGCCGCTGCGGTTTGCCCGACCGTCTCCCAGTGCCGAGGTCGATCACGAACGAGGCGAATGGTCAGCCCTGCGCCAGGGGCTGCGTACTACGCCGGTGGTGGCGGCGATGCTCGCGGTCGCGATGGCCGATACCTTGGGCAGCGCCGCACATAACGTGGGTTTGCCGATCATTTCAAAATGGCTGACACCGGAATCGGCCAGCACCACACTGGGCCTGATGCTGGCGGTATGGGCCTGCGGAAAACTCATCGGCGCGCGGATCGCCAGCCGCCTCAAAGGCTCGGACAACGTGAACCTGGAGCGGCGGTTTTTCTTCGGTGTGCTGCTGATGTCCTGCGGCTTCATCCTGATGTTCCAGCAACAGACTCTCTACGGGTTGCTGTTGTTCTCACTGCCGGCAGGGCTGGGCGACGGCTTCTCTGAAGTCGGCCTGATGTCGCGTCTGCAACGGGAGCCGGACAGCCTGCGCCTGCCGATTTTCAGTTTCCTGACGTTGTTGCAGATGACCGGGTTCGGTGTCGGTATGCTGATCGCTGCGCCGTTCTACACGTGGTGGGCGCCCGGTGCGGTGGTGCTGTTGTTCCACGGCATTCCCCTCACCACATTGCTGGTGGTGAAGGGACTCGCGATCAGGGGCGAGCGGGTACGGCGCAGCAACCCGACTCAAGATTTTTGAGGATCGGGCAGTCCGGACGGTGATCGCCGTGGCAGTGCTCGACCAGGTCCTGCAAGGTGTCGCGCAATTGGCCGAGCTCGAGGATTTTCTGGTTGAGCTCGTCGATGTGCTGACGAGCCAGGGCCTTCACGTCGGCACTGGCGCGCTGCCGGTCCTGCCATAGGGTCAGCAGTTTGCCGACCTCTTCCAGTGAAAACCCCAGGTCCCGCGAGCGCTTGATAAACGCCAGCGTGTGCAAATCGTCATCGCCGTACACCCGGTAACCGCTGTCGGTGCGATGGGCGGCCTTGAGCAGACCGATGGATTCGTAATAACGGATCATCTTCGCGCTCAGGCCACTGTGGCGGGCTGCTTGGCCGATGTTCATCGGTTGTCCTCCAGATCCTTGGGTTTCCAGGTTTTCAACAGTAGCGCATTGCTCACCACGCTGACGCTCGACAACGCCATCGCCGCGCCCGCCAGCACCGGGTTGAGGAAACCGAAGGCAGCCAACGGGATGCCGATCAGGTTATAGACGAAGGCCCAGAACAGATTCTGACGAATCTTTGCGTAAGTCTTGCGGCTGATTTCCAGCGCGGCCGGCACCAGTCGCGGGTCGCCGCGCATCAGGGTGATGCCGGCCGCGTGCATGGCGACGTCGGTGCCGCCGCCCATGGCGATGCCGATGTCCGCGGCGGCCAGGGCCGGGGCGTCGTTGATGCCATCGCCGACCATCGCCACCACGCCGGTTTTCTTCAGTTCGGCGACGGTGGCGGCTTTGTCGGCCGGCAGCACTTCGGCGTGGACATCCTGGATGCCGAGCGCTTCGGCGACCACTTTGGCGCTGCCGCGATTGTCACCGGTCAGCAGATGGCTACTGATGCTGCGGTCGCTGAGTTGTTGCACCGCTTGCAGCGCGCCGGGTTTGAGGGTGTCACCGAAGGCGAACAGGCCCAGAACGGTCTGTTGCGGACTTTGCTCGATCAACCAGGACAGGGTCCGGCCTTCGGTTTCCCACGCGGTTGCAGAGTCAGCCAAAGGACCGGCGCTCAATCCGCTCTCTTCCAACAAACGCCGATTACCCAACGCCAGCCGCCGACCCTCGAGCGTGCCCGCGATGCCACGGCCCGTCAGCGATTGACTGCCGCTGACATCCGCCACGGTCAAACCGCGTTCGACGCACGCATCAAGCACCGCCTTGGCCAGTGGGTGTTCACTGCCGCGTTGCAGGGCGCCGGCCAATTTCAGCAGTGCGGCTTCATCACCGTCGATAGCACTCAAATGAGCGATACGTGGCGCACCCGAAGTCAGCGTGCCGGTCTTGTCGAACACCACGGCGCTGACTTCATGGGCACGCTCCAGTGCTTCGGCGTCCTTGATCAGGATGCCGTAGCGCGCCGCCACACCGGTGCCGGCCATGATCGCGGTTGGCGTTGCAAGGCCGAGGGCGCAAGGGCAAGCGATCACCAGCACCGCGACGGCGTTGATCAGTGCAGTTTCCATCGGCGCACCGTGCAGCCACCAACCGATCAGGGTCGCCAGTGCAATCAACAGGACCGTCGGCACAAATACCTGGCTGACTTTATCCACCAGTTTCTGGATCGGCGCTTTTGCGGCTTGCGCGTCTTCCACCAGACGGATGATCCGCGCCAACACCGTTTCCGCCCCTAGTGCCTGAGTGCGAACCAGTAACCGGCCTTCACCATTGATGGCGCCGCCGGTGACCTTGTCGCCGGGCTGTTTAGGCACGGGCAGGCTCTCGCCGCTGATCAGCGCTTCGTCGGCGTGGCTCTGGCCTTCCACCACTTCGCCGTCCACCGGAAAGCGTTCGCCGGGTTTGACCAGCACCAGATCGTTGAGGCGCAAGGCGCTGATGGCGACGTCCTGTTCGCGGCCATCGATCACTTGAATCGCTCGCTCCGGGCGCAACGCCTCGAGGGCACGGATGGCGCTGGCGGTTTGGCGTTTGGCGCGGCTTTCGAGGTATTTGCCCAGCAAGACCAAGGCGATCACGACTGCCGAGGCTTCGAAATACAGATGCGGCATGCGCCCGGCGGCGGTGGCCCATTCGTAGAGGCTCAAGCCATAACCGGCGCTGGTGCCGAGGGCGACCAGCAGGTCCATGTTGCCGGCGCCGGCGCGCACTGCTTTCCATGCCGCCACATAAAAGCGGGCGCCGAAGATGAATTGCACTGGCGTGGCCAGCGCGAATTGCACCCACGCCGGGAGCATCCAGTGCACGCCGAACGGTTGCAGCAGCATCGGCAACACCAGCGGCAAGGCGAGGGCGATCGCCATGATCAAGACCCAGCGTTCGCGGTGCAGGCGCTGTTGTTGAGTGTCGGTAGTCGGGTGTTCGACTTCCCAGACGCTGGCGTTGTAACCGGCTTTGGTCACGGCGGCGATCAAGGTTTGCGGATCGACCTGGCCGAGCAGTTCGAGGTGGGCGCGTTCGTTGGCCAGGTTGACGCTGACACTTTTGACCCCCGGCACCTTGGCCAGCGCCCGTTCGACCCGGCCGACGCACGACGCGCAGGTCATGCCGTCGATGCTCAATTCCAGACTCTGCTGCGGCACGCTGTAACCGGCCTGATGCACCGCGTCCATCAACGCCGGCAGGCTGTCGCTGGGTGCTTGAACGCGAGCCTGCTCGGTGGCCAGGTTGACGCTGACGGCTGAGGCGCCGATGACTTTGCTCAAGGCACGCTCGACGCGCCCGGCGCAACTGGCGCAGGTCATGCCGGCAATCGGCAGATCGAAAGTGGTGGATTCGGACATCGGTCGCGCTCCCTGTAGAAGATGCCTACAGGATCAACCTTGCCATGCTGGTAAGGTCAAGCGCCATTACATCTGTCGCCGCAGATCCCTGTGGGAGCGAGACCGGCTTGCCGGCGATAGCTGTGTATCAGCCGACATCTACGCAACTGACACACCGCTATCGCCGGCAAGCCGGTCTCGCTCCCACATTAGTTCTGGATCAGTAATCGAGGGAAGCTGGCTTCAGATACATCCCTTCCTGCGTCATCGCAATCCGGAACTTCAACACATCCCCGGCCTTGAGCGTGATGTTCTGCGACCCCGGCGCCAACATCCCCGGATTGCAACCCGGCGCCTGGCCCGGCAGCAGTTTCAGACGCAGGGAAACATTGCCCGGCGGCAGATTGAATGAGGTGCTTTGCTCCTGAAACAGCCGCGCCGACAGTTGATCCTGGAGGTACACGCCGATTTCGCAGTTGGTCGACACTTCCAGGCGCTCGCGGGAAATGATCAGCACGCCGTAATCCTCCCCGGCAGCATTGACCGAGGGCACGGCGGCGAAAAGGCTGAGGAAGCCAAACAGGCTGAGAGCTGACCAGCGCATGGCTGAATCTCCTGAGATCGAGTCATTGATGCACGCAGCTTGGCGGAGCGCGACGCCGATTGCCAGCCCGGCAGATCACTTCAGAACTTGACCTTGCCATGGTGGCAAGCTCGAGACTGCTCGCAATCTCACAAAAGGAGTCATTCCATGCAAGTGTTCAACGTTCAAGGCATGTCCTGCGGTCACTGCGTCAAAGCCATCACTCAAGCGCTGCAAGCGAGGGATCCCGCGGCCAGCGTGCGGGTGGATCTGGCGGCAAAGGAAGTCGGCGTCGAGAGTGCGTTGACCGCGGATGAAGTGATCGCTGCGATCAGCGAGGAAGGCTACGAAGTGAAAGTCGCTTAAGGCCACACGCAAATCCTGTAGGAGCAGAGCTTGCTCGCGAAGGCGGTGGGTCAGACGGCATTGATGTGGCTGACACTCCGCCTTCGCGAGCAAGCTTTGCTCCTACAAGGAAGGCGTTCAGCATGAGGGTTTAATAGTTAGCGAGCTATCGGAATGTTCAACGCGCCCCCACGCAGCTAGACTGTGGAGCTGCCGACCTCAGCCCTGGATGCCTGATGAACTTCCGTACCATTTTGATACTTGGCGCCCTGACCGCTTTTGGGCCGCTTGCAATCGACTTCTATCTGCCGGCGTTCCCGGCCATGGCGCTGGCGTTCGGCACCGATGAACAACACGTCCAACTGACGCTGGCGGCGTATTTTCTGGGTTTGTCCATTGGTCAGCTGATGTACGGCCCCGTGGCGGATCGGTTTGGCCGGCGCATTCCGTTGCTGACGGGCGTGGGTCTGTTCACCGCCGCTTCCTTGGCGTGCGCGTATGCGCCGAATCTTGAATGGTTGCTCGGCGCGCGTTTTGTCCAGGCGCTGGGCGGTTGCGCGGGGATGGTGATTTCCCGGGCGATTGTCAGTGACAAATGCGATGCGGTGGGGTCGGCCAAAGTCTTTTCCCAGCTGATGCTGGTCATGGGGCTGGCGCC
This genomic window contains:
- a CDS encoding MFS transporter gives rise to the protein MNTSTRNAKLIIAARLISDFGAFLNMVALATYVYLLSNSAMSVGIFLASRVGGGIFASLIGTRFYRRWAGRLPLIAFDLLRAGLLGLLLVLPVTQQALLLPVIAFGLGFGNSMFAIGLNSQLPHLIEGDQLLKTNAWITSASSAAMVGGSLVAGLLVAAFGFEVVFALNVATYLLAALFILPLRFARPSPSAEVDHERGEWSALRQGLRTTPVVAAMLAVAMADTLGSAAHNVGLPIISKWLTPESASTTLGLMLAVWACGKLIGARIASRLKGSDNVNLERRFFFGVLLMSCGFILMFQQQTLYGLLLFSLPAGLGDGFSEVGLMSRLQREPDSLRLPIFSFLTLLQMTGFGVGMLIAAPFYTWWAPGAVVLLFHGIPLTTLLVVKGLAIRGERVRRSNPTQDF
- the cueR gene encoding Cu(I)-responsive transcriptional regulator — protein: MNIGQAARHSGLSAKMIRYYESIGLLKAAHRTDSGYRVYGDDDLHTLAFIKRSRDLGFSLEEVGKLLTLWQDRQRASADVKALARQHIDELNQKILELGQLRDTLQDLVEHCHGDHRPDCPILKNLESGCCAVPARP
- a CDS encoding heavy metal translocating P-type ATPase, which codes for MSESTTFDLPIAGMTCASCAGRVERALSKVIGASAVSVNLATEQARVQAPSDSLPALMDAVHQAGYSVPQQSLELSIDGMTCASCVGRVERALAKVPGVKSVSVNLANERAHLELLGQVDPQTLIAAVTKAGYNASVWEVEHPTTDTQQQRLHRERWVLIMAIALALPLVLPMLLQPFGVHWMLPAWVQFALATPVQFIFGARFYVAAWKAVRAGAGNMDLLVALGTSAGYGLSLYEWATAAGRMPHLYFEASAVVIALVLLGKYLESRAKRQTASAIRALEALRPERAIQVIDGREQDVAISALRLNDLVLVKPGERFPVDGEVVEGQSHADEALISGESLPVPKQPGDKVTGGAINGEGRLLVRTQALGAETVLARIIRLVEDAQAAKAPIQKLVDKVSQVFVPTVLLIALATLIGWWLHGAPMETALINAVAVLVIACPCALGLATPTAIMAGTGVAARYGILIKDAEALERAHEVSAVVFDKTGTLTSGAPRIAHLSAIDGDEAALLKLAGALQRGSEHPLAKAVLDACVERGLTVADVSGSQSLTGRGIAGTLEGRRLALGNRRLLEESGLSAGPLADSATAWETEGRTLSWLIEQSPQQTVLGLFAFGDTLKPGALQAVQQLSDRSISSHLLTGDNRGSAKVVAEALGIQDVHAEVLPADKAATVAELKKTGVVAMVGDGINDAPALAAADIGIAMGGGTDVAMHAAGITLMRGDPRLVPAALEISRKTYAKIRQNLFWAFVYNLIGIPLAAFGFLNPVLAGAAMALSSVSVVSNALLLKTWKPKDLEDNR
- a CDS encoding heavy-metal-associated domain-containing protein — its product is MQVFNVQGMSCGHCVKAITQALQARDPAASVRVDLAAKEVGVESALTADEVIAAISEEGYEVKVA